TTCGAGGACCACCAAGTACAGGAGGTCGTCAGAGAATGCGAATTTCAATGCCTCGGCAGAcgaagatgaagagaagaggAAGGCGAGGCTGATGAGGAACCGCGAGAGTGCTCAGTTGTCTAGGCAGAGGAAGAAACACTACGTGGAGGAGCTGGAGGATAAACTGAGGACCATGCATTCCACTATTGCGGAATTGAACACTAAGATATCTTATATTATGGCCGAGAATGCCAGTTTACGTCAGCAACTGAGTGGTGGCGCCGCTGGTGGCATGTGTGCACCGCATCCGGGAATGTTCCCCCATCCTGCGATGGCGCCCGTGGGTTATCCGTGGGTGCCATGTCCGCCGTATGTGGTGAAACCGCAAGGGTCTCAGGTACCTTTGGTGCCGATACCGAGATTGAAACATCAGCAGCCTGTATCAGCGCCAAAGGCGAAGAAGTCGGAGACTAAGAAGAGTGAGGGGAAAACTAAGAAGGTTGCGAGTGTTAGTTTTCTGggtttattgtttttcttcttgctATTTGGTGGGTTAGTTCCTTTTGTGAATGTTAGATATGGAGGAGTAGGGGACAAAGTTCCTGGAGGATTGGATTATGTCAATGATAAGTTCTACAGTCAACACCTTGGTAGGGTTTTGAACGTTGATAGAAATTGTAATGGATCTGGAGAAGGTGTGAGTGTTGGATTTTCTAGCGGTGAATATGATACTTCTCACAGAGTAAATTATGAGAGAGGTCGCATTAGAGCGAAAGAGTCGGATTTTGAATGGAAAAGACAAGCAACACAGACTTTACTGGGTTCAGATGAATTTGTTAATCTAGGAAATGCTAGCGAGCCTCTTGTTGCTTCTTTGTATGTGCCAAGGAATGATAAGCTTGTGAAGATTGATGGTAACTTGATTATTCATTCTGTCCTGGCCAGTGAGAAAGCTATGGCATCTCAAGCTACTCCTGGAAAGGAGGTTAATAGAGAAACTGGTTTGGCAATTCCTGGAGATTTAGCTCCAGCACTGGCAATTCCTGAAGTTGGAGGCAGTAGAGCAAGACATTCTCACGTGTTTAGAAATCCTACTGGAGGACAGAAGGCTCTTGCCTCTAGTTCTACCGATACTTTGAAAGACAATTTGAAGTCGACTGCGGTAGATAGTAAACTACAACAATGGTTCCGCGAAGGCCTTGCTGGTAATAATTGTGCTATCAACTTAACTTATAcgaaaaataagataaattcaTTGTGCTCTCAACTTGTCTATTTTCCTAGATTCTTTATGTATGCATTTAGTATAGTGGCGCATGCCTGATATGTTGGAGAGGAGCATTTGATTCCTTACTTTTGACAGTGCATATATACtctaatagatatatatatactattttagGTAGTTTTGCGATGGATTTCATTGTTCCTTGtggtggtatatatatatatatatatatatatatatatatatatatatattttatcactaaATAAGAACTTTATTGATGagaagtaggcatagcccaagtacaaggaaatcatgaatgttcatgccattaaaagtggttatattgaatttaatctTTCActatataaaattagttttaccAGTATCGACAAGCAAACGAAGCAACTATCATGCAGTCTTTATGTCAGATGTGAAATCAGCCCCTTGCATGCTTCATGGCTGGAGTTATGTTCTGTTACATGCTGTAGGGTGTCCTCTTATTTCTCTgcaaagttaatatatatatatatatatttatttgtatgtaTGTTTGTACTTGAGCCATGCCTatttctcatcaataaaattcttctttaatgataaatatataaatatgtatatatatacatacttgtaagaaaaatatatatatatatatatatatatacatgtgtgtgtgtgtgtatatattagaTTGCATAAAGTGACAAGATTtgtagaataaaattttgaattcagACTTCgttaaaaattttgaagttcATTAATGCATCGTATACAACTATACAAGAGACACTCATACATTCATCAATAGGTCTGTGAATTATTTCCATCAGCAAAAATATAAACGTTTTCAGTGACGGTTTTATGGGCTATTTCAGCAGTTAACTTGTTAATGGAAGGCTTTTTCCCCGGTGTCAATTTTTTGATACTGTTGtatgtatttttgtatgttaCTGTTTTATTATGCCCATTCATCTAAATGGGATTTTTAAGGAATTGGCACAAACTTTTTATCTGATCAGTTGGTTTGGTTTAGGTCACCTTTTGTTTTCTACTATCGCCCATATAGTTTTGGAATTTGGGTTGCTGTCTGGCTTCAGTAATTGAGGAAATGTTTACGAATGCCATGTTCAAGTTTCTTGATTCAGGTTTTAACTACGGACATAGTTATATGTACATTTGAAGGGATTAATGGTGTTTTATATTTGCATTCCTAGTCACTATAACACAAATGCAGACCTGGAGCTTAATGTAGGGTCAAAATGTTTATCTAGTGAGTTCACTGGATAACAACCTTTGAAACATGCGAATTGAGATACTCTTAAGAGGTGCATGTTCTTCAGCTGCCATGTGCCTTAAAGGGAAGCTACTTACACCATGGTATTATGCTTGTAGTTTCTCTTCTAGCATTGATGTGTTAAACCAACTTCTGACTTCGGGCTCCCGACATTCTGACTTTCATATAAGATGTTTAAGAGAACATTTCCCATCATTTTATAACTAAATTTAGTTTGTCAGGTAAATCATTAATTGTAACCACCCTGACtgttgaaaaattaattacCTCATCATTTTGGTTCTCATTTCTGGTGTTTCGGTGCTGGGCTGTGAGTTTTATTGATGGGTTACCATTGATCTCATGTTTCTGGTGtccatgcatgttttttttattgaactgATTTGGTAGTCAGTCGTGCTTGGCACGCACTCATTCATCACCTTGTTTAATACTTATGGTTCTTTTCCCTTTTACAGGGCCAATGTTGAGTTCTGGCATGTGCACCGAGGTGTTCCAGTTTGATGTCTCTCCAGCTTCTGCTTCTGGAGCTATAGTTCCAGCATCCTCAGCTTCCAATGTTCCTGCAGAACATCAACAGAATGCTACTCGTCTTAACAAGGGGAGAAATAGAAGGATCCTCAATGGTCTTCCAGCTTCACTGGCTGGATCCAATTATAACATCACTGAAGAACACATTAGAAAAACATCGCAGAAGAAAGGCTTTCAAGGTAATACATCTTCTTCACCAATGATTGTTTCCGTGCTTGTTGATCCCAGGGAGGCTGGAGAGATTGAAGTTGATGGCATGATCACACCAAAGTCCCTTTCTCGGATTTTTGTAGTCGTGCTTTTGGACAGCGTGAAGTATGTGACTTACTCATGTGTGCTTCCACGATCTGGTCCTCATCTGGTGATGACTTGAAGGTGGATTTTAGTTTTTGGAGATATGGAACACTAATCCGTTTTTGTATATAACAGAATAATTAGCAGCATCTATAGCATTTTTAGCCGCTTCATGTAGTCGGAACTTCCAATACTTTCCTAACTTAATGGTGTTAAGTTATACTGTAATGTTCTTCAGTTGAGATGCAGCACCTTGAAAGCTAGCTCGTCTCCTTCATAAGATTTTTTGgcagtttctctctctccagtTTGTTCTCTGAGGTAACATTCATAGGTGTAGATATGATCGATAGTTGGCATGCAACACAGGCTTGTAATCGGGCAATTTACTGATTGCAGCCATTTGACTTAATATATGGGACAAGCTATTTGGTGCAATTCTAATTGAGAAGCTGCAGCAAATCATAGTTCATTTGTAGGTCATATCTGGTCACACTTTTGTTTATATGGCAGAATTGAATTTAAGAAATGTACTCGAGTCAATCTGCAAACTGTTAAGCCATGCAACATTCTATGGAAAACAAATAACTTTCCCCCCCTTGTGAACCTCAATTGCAGTAAGTTGAGGCATGGATTAGGCATAAGTTATACCTGTTGGAACTGGTTTCTTGTAGTAGTCATGGATGAAACCTTGAAGGAAGGTGTAGTTGAGCGGATAATCTTCTATACAGTAAGGGGGGAGAGAATATTTCTAGCAAAGTTAACCCGTAAAGATAGAGATGCTTTCTTTGGAGAACGGAGATGTGTTGTAGTTGCAACAAGAATAGACTAACAAAAAGCACACGATGGATTGGATCAGTAAAGAGAGATATTTGCTAATCCGTCTTTAATTTGGTCGGCAGTTTCTTAGAAGTCCATTCATTGATTCAACACACATGAAATCTTGGTGGGAAGGGAAAGGAGGCCAAGGCTGCAGCTTATTCAAGATTCTTTCTTGTGATCTGAATCATAGTTTACTTTGGCGATAAGACAATGAATAGAATACAAGCTGAAGATATGCGGAGGTTGCTTGaaacaattgaaaaagaagaacaTAAATATCCTACCCGGTTCAAGTTGATGCTGAGAGATATGGTGTGAGCCATAACAAGCCAAATTGCTTGGCAGTCAGGACAAAAAGTATTCGAATCAGCACAAACAACTATTAGTCAAAGACTTTTGCTACCCATCATCACACCATACCATACGTtacacttattttaatttttttaaaatttttttgattttattctttctaaattaattgaattcttctactcatcatctatacatcacatatttgataagagaaaaaattaaaaaattatgtatgatgtGTGATGTGTGAGATGATGactagaatttttcattaatcataatattatttaattttaattcaaatcacCAATTAGTCTACGCCACGTTGCTTTTGTATGAGATGTATgctcatttaatttttaattctttatatGATTTGCTCAAACACTATtacttatattatttaaattatattatgagaCATTTTAACCTTCtgatatttatcatttttgttaacaccatatttatcacttttatatctattatattttacagtatatatcttctaaataatagTACGAGAAAAACTAAACTAttgaatatgaatataatggtTGGATTTATCTTGTTAATAATAACTACACAATTATTTAATTACGTttatatttgtctatttaatatcatttcaagtttctatatttatttaaaaagcataaaaatataaagattattGAACAGTGAGATATATAATgatgaagaaaaattctatcaagcaatcataaaatataaaatacaaatctaCGTCAGTAGGTGTATGGTGTAGGGCTGATTTTATTCTAAAAGTGGTGCGTAGAGTACACCATACACAtaacttaaatgataagatttgatttataatattttaaattttaaatttatatccTAAATCAAATTACTTTGTGTGTTTTACACAATGgtttgataatataattaatattattataaaaagtcGATGGTGAGCTTTCATAAATAAGCTTGCAAATGACTGTTCTAATGGAATGTAATGCTTACAGCTTAGCTTTTAGTAGGGCTGCTACCCGCAtgatgcggggcgggggcaccccctcctCGCCCCttgccccgcaccatgcgggggttGCGATTTCAACCCCGCACCCCGTCCCGTTCCCTGCTCAATCCAGTGATTCATtgaatctataattttttttagactcaaattataatataatataattataaattttattcaaaaaaatataaactcattagagttttattttagattgtcttgaccttttatataaatgttaatcTAGGAAGCCAATGCAATCCattaatttgaattcaaatttttaaattttatatatttatatacaatttatatttatataaattatttatataaatataaaaaataatttttttttaaatttttgatacGATGCAGAGCGGGGTGCGGGGTGGGGCCTTGCTGAGGTCAGCCCGCCCCTcacccccgcatgggcggtGCGGGGTATATCTCGCCCGCCCATGCGGAGGCAGGGAGGACGGAGGCGAGGTAACGGTGGGCTGGGCCCCCGTTGCCCAACCTTAGCTTTTAATGCAGTGCCTTGCTTTTTCAATACAATCTAATAAATTTTGGAGATAACAAGAAtagagttttaattttaaatgccACGTTAAAAACGAGGTTGAATGAACAAAACAATGGCCAGCACACACACTCAGACAAGCCGGGCTTTGGCACCCTAAAAGACGTAAAACAAGGCGTGGAATTAGCAATTGTCGCTTtcgaaaaaggaaaatactagaaCTCCCAGGTCTAGTAAGtgtatttctatatattttttaaaatttttttatataaaatttttaataatttttaatatttttaaaaaataaaaaaatattattaaaaaatattttttaattacaaaataaaataaaatattataaaaaaataaagtatcttttaatgatttttttttttactatttgattaaaaaaatgcttttctaataatattttaaatttattttatttattttaaatattaaaaaatattaaaaaatttatataaaaaataacttaaaaaaaatacatgaaagaCAATAGTACATCTggacttgtttggattcgcaagtcatctcaagtcatctcagcttatctcaactcatctcactactattcagcaactttaactcacaaatctcactactattcacaattcatctcattactattcacaatctatctcaactcatctcaagtcatcttcaaatccaaagaTAGAAGGGGCTGCAGCATTTTCCTTCGAAAAAATGTTGCGGTACTACACAAACAGTAGTGGGGAATAAAGGCGACAAATTAGACGGCAGACAAGGCGAGAAGAAGATCCCCGAGA
This genomic interval from Juglans regia cultivar Chandler chromosome 3, Walnut 2.0, whole genome shotgun sequence contains the following:
- the LOC109008121 gene encoding bZIP transcription factor 17, with the protein product MADGPVAEPPPTDSNQHLNNFTTDFDSLPIPPLDSIFFSEEVNNSTNSMSSETFVSDLGMGLGFDENVDFDLNFDDLEDLFLPSETEDFLTSDGHHELQLPCSGPDQPVQLLNSLSQESSASGVSSDRGSDVGEFLNFPTSESDSYGREYSPPVSSDNSGNGDPIVAGVLNFPSPDSGRCDREFSGGGGSVSSQGSGYRPPSPDSSNVIVVDQKIKVEEGMGSKNCVSKRKKDQGEGTATDSRTTKYRRSSENANFNASADEDEEKRKARLMRNRESAQLSRQRKKHYVEELEDKLRTMHSTIAELNTKISYIMAENASLRQQLSGGAAGGMCAPHPGMFPHPAMAPVGYPWVPCPPYVVKPQGSQVPLVPIPRLKHQQPVSAPKAKKSETKKSEGKTKKVASVSFLGLLFFFLLFGGLVPFVNVRYGGVGDKVPGGLDYVNDKFYSQHLGRVLNVDRNCNGSGEGVSVGFSSGEYDTSHRVNYERGRIRAKESDFEWKRQATQTLLGSDEFVNLGNASEPLVASLYVPRNDKLVKIDGNLIIHSVLASEKAMASQATPGKEVNRETGLAIPGDLAPALAIPEVGGSRARHSHVFRNPTGGQKALASSSTDTLKDNLKSTAVDSKLQQWFREGLAGPMLSSGMCTEVFQFDVSPASASGAIVPASSASNVPAEHQQNATRLNKGRNRRILNGLPASLAGSNYNITEEHIRKTSQKKGFQGNTSSSPMIVSVLVDPREAGEIEVDGMITPKSLSRIFVVVLLDSVKYVTYSCVLPRSGPHLVMT